From Acidimicrobiia bacterium, one genomic window encodes:
- the otsB gene encoding trehalose-phosphatase → MVAPGAMVELLAARPEVAAVLLDFDGSLSAIEIDPEKVTAPAATLALLSRLAERLALVAIVSGRPLDFLDRVVPIPSIELFGQYGLERRVDGRTVVEPAALPYREAVAAAADEAARRWPELLIERKGEIAVTVHWRAMGEISDARVAEIDALGTRLGLAVYPTRMARELRPPLTLDKGTAVCALLADTPGVTRAAYAGDDRGDLPAFDALAALAERGDLDGIVRVAVDSEEAPGELVERADLVVAGPAGLFDWLTALADALTA, encoded by the coding sequence GTGGTCGCGCCCGGCGCAATGGTCGAGCTCCTCGCGGCACGACCCGAGGTCGCGGCGGTGCTCCTCGACTTCGACGGGTCGCTGTCGGCGATCGAGATCGACCCGGAGAAGGTGACGGCACCGGCTGCGACGCTCGCGCTGCTGTCACGGCTCGCGGAACGGCTCGCGCTGGTCGCGATCGTGAGCGGCCGGCCCCTCGACTTCCTCGATCGCGTCGTGCCGATCCCGTCGATCGAGCTCTTCGGTCAGTACGGGCTCGAACGGCGGGTCGACGGTCGCACCGTCGTCGAGCCCGCGGCGCTGCCGTACCGCGAGGCGGTTGCGGCCGCTGCCGACGAGGCCGCGCGCCGCTGGCCCGAGCTCCTGATCGAGCGCAAGGGCGAGATCGCGGTGACCGTGCACTGGCGCGCGATGGGCGAAATCTCCGACGCACGGGTCGCCGAGATCGACGCGCTCGGCACCCGGCTCGGCCTCGCGGTCTACCCGACCCGCATGGCGCGCGAGCTGCGCCCACCGCTCACCCTCGACAAGGGCACTGCCGTGTGCGCGCTGCTCGCGGACACGCCGGGCGTCACGCGGGCGGCCTATGCCGGCGACGACCGCGGTGACCTGCCCGCGTTCGACGCGCTGGCCGCGCTCGCCGAGCGCGGTGACCTCGACGGCATCGTGCGCGTCGCGGTCGACTCCGAAGAGGCTCCCGGCGAGCTCGTCGAGCGTGCCGACCTCGTCGTCGCGGGCCCGGCCGGCTTGTTCGACTGGCTCACCGCGCTCGCGGACGCGTTGACGGCTTAA